From Xenopus laevis strain J_2021 chromosome 7L, Xenopus_laevis_v10.1, whole genome shotgun sequence, one genomic window encodes:
- the cldnd1.L gene encoding claudin domain containing 1 L homeolog has translation MDNRFATALVIGSVLSLLSVIYLCAAVGTVSWYHYFTSSAQANTSYATAEDFTSETEKTDEKAYTDALFHFNGSLGLWQRCITVSQDHVSQQPSALTDSPTLSSCIFLSLSDQFLEKYQEPGNHNSEIDVVRTYLWRCQFLLPLVALGLIFFGAIVGLAGCVCHSLYPAVGTGILHLLAGVCTLGSVLCFSSGIYMLQERLPPPTGIRGDYGWSFCLACVSSPLQVMAGALFLWASCASRREYSLMKAYRVA, from the exons ATGGATAATCGATTTGCAACGGCACTTGTGATTGGCAGTGTACTGTCACTGCTTTCTGTGATTTACCTCTGTGCTGCGGTTGGAACAGTCTCATGGTATCACTATTTTACCTCATCAGCCCAGGCCAACACCAGTTACGCTACTGCTGAGGACTTCACAAGTGAAACTGAAAAGACAGATGAAAAAGCGTATACAGATGCACTTTTCCACTTCAATGGAAGTCTTGGCCTATGGCAAAGATGCATCACAGTCTCACAAGATCATGTGTCCCAGCAACCCA gtgCTCTCACCGATTCCCCAACTTTATCTAGTTGCATATTCCTATCTCTTTCTGATCAGTTTTTGGAGAAGTACCAAGAACCAGGAAATCACAACTCTGAGATTGATGTAGTGCGGACTT ATTTGTGGAGGTGTCAGTTCCTTCTTCCATTGGTTGCCCTGGGGCTAATATTTTTTGGTGCTATTGTGGGACTTGCTGGGTGTGTCTGCCACAGTCTATACCCTGCAGTGGGCACAGGGATTTTGCACCTACTAGCAG GTGTATGTACTCTTGGTTCAGTTCTGTGCTTCTCAAGTGGCATATATATGCTCCAAGAAAGACTGCCTCCCCCTACAGGAATAAGGGGTGATTATGGTTGGTCTTTTTGCTTAGCTTGTGTTTCCTCACCTCTGCAGGTTATGGCTGGAGCCCTATTTCTTTGGGCATCTTGTGCAAGCCGTCGAGAATACTCCCTAATGAAGGCTTATCGTGTTGCATAA